CGCGTCCGGGGCCGCGGCGGTCGGAGCAGGCGAGTGCGCGGGGCGGGCGGCGCGGGGGGCTCGGGGGGCGCCGCCGCCCCGCCGGCCCGGCGCTGCCGGGTCCTCCCCGAGTGTTGCGGGCAGCCTCGGGGCGGGACGGTGCGAGCCCCGGTTAGACGTTAGCCGCAGTTTTTGTGAGCATATGGTGCCTCTCCGAGGAGACCGCCGGGGCCACCACCGAGCACGCTGGCAGAGCTCGTGGCCTTCAGGGGAGTGTGTGCCCGTGTAGGGATAAATGCCGGTGTAACTCTGGTCGTCTCGCCGACAGGTACCGGTGACCCCGGCCGGGAAGGTCCTGAGCGCTCGGCAACATGGCTTCCCCGCCCCACCAGCAGCTGCTGCAGCACCACAGCACGGAGGTGAGCTGTGACTCCAGCGGAGACAGCAACAGCGTGAGGGTCAAAATCAACCCCAAGCAGCTGTCCTCCAACAGCCACCCCAAGCACTGCAAGTACAGCATCTCCTCCAGCTGTAGCAGCTCTGGGGACTCGGCGGGCGTCCCCCGGAGAGTGGGCGCTGGAGGCCGCCTGCGCAGGCAGAAGAAGCTGCCCCAGCTGTTCGAGAGGGCCTCCAGCCGGTGGTGGGACCCCAAGTTCGACTCGGTGAACCTGGAGGAGGCTTGCATGGAGCGCTGCTTCCCGCAGACCCGGCGCCGCTTCCGGTATGCGCTCTTCTACATCGGCTTCGCCTGCCTTCTGTGGAGCATCTATTTTGGGGTCCACATGCGGTCCCGCCTGATTGTCATGGTAGCCCCTGCTCTGTGCTTCCTCGTCGTGTGTGGGGGCTTTTTTCTGTTTACCTTCACCAAGGTGTATGCCCGGCATTACGTGTGGACCTCTCTGGTTCTCACCCTCCTGGTGTTTGCCCTGACCCTGGCTGCCCAGTTTCAGGTTCTGACGCCTCTCTCAGGACGTGTTGACAGCTCCAATCACACCCTCGCCACCAAGCCCACGGACACTTGTTTGTCTCAAGTGGGGAGCTTTTCCATGTGCATCGAAGTGCTCTTTTTGCTCTACACCGTCATGCACTTACCTTTGTACTTGAGCTTGTGTTTGGGAGTGGCCTATTCTGTTCTCTTTGAGACCTTTGGCTATCACTTCCGAGACAAAGACTGCTTTCCCCCACCCGAAGCAGGGGCCCCACACTGGGAGCTGCTGAGCAGAGCCCTGCTCCACGTCTGCATTCACGCCATTGGGATCCACCTCTTCATCATGTCCCAGGTGAGATCCAGGAGCACCTTTCTCAAGGTGGGACAGTCAATTATGCACGGAAAGGATCTGGAAGTGGAAAAAGCCCTGAAAGAGAGGATGATTCATTCTGTGATGCCAAGAATCATAGCTGATGACTTGATGAAACAGGGGGATGAGGAGAGCGAGAATTCTGTCAAAAGGCACGCCACCTCCAGCCccaagaacaggaagaaaaagtcTTCCATACAGAAAGCCCCTATAGCGTTCCGCCCTTTTAAAATGCAGCAGATCGATGAAGTCAGTATTTTATTTGCAGATATCGTGGGCTTCACCAAGATGAGTGCCAATAAGTCCGCTCACGCCCTGGTGGGTCTCCTCAACGATCTGTTCGGTCGCTTTGACCGGTTGTGTGAAGAGACCAAGTGTGAGAAAATCAGCACCCTGGGAGACTGCTACTATTGCGTGGCAGGGTGTCCAGAGCCCCGGGCTGACCATGCCTACTGCTGCATTGAGATGGGCTTGGGCATGATCAGAGCCATCGAGCAGTTCtgccaggagaagaaagagatggTGAACATGCGTGTCGGGGTTCACACGGGGACCGTCTTGTGTGGCATTTTGGGCATGAGGAGGTTCAAATTCGATGTGTGGTCCAATGATGTGAACTTGGCCAATCTCATGGAGCAGCTGGGAGTTGCTGGCAAGGTTCACATTTCTGAGGCCACTGCAAAATACCTAGATGATCGGTACGAAATGGAAGACGGGAGGGTGACTGAACGGCTCGGCCAGAGCGTTGTTGCTGATCAGCTGAAAGGTATGTGCGTTTCTTTCCCTTGTCCTCTTCCTTCCCGGTCCTGTTTGTGttggggaaaataaaaaccaagcaaTCTTTTTCTAGTGTCAGTATCTGGAGGCAGATCAGTTGTCTCAGGACACCTCACCATGGGGGCATCTCAGGGCTGGTGAGACTTTTCCTCTGGTGAGTCAAATATCACAGATCTGTTCACACTGTGGCAGTGCTGACCTAGATGAGACCTTTAGGAGGGAGGACAACTTTGGAAATGGGTATCCTGCCAGTCAGCTGTTACTGTTTCTGAAATTGTGCGGGCAGGTCCTATGAGTGTAAGAGGCTCTCGGAGCCCTAAAGCAGACCGAACTTGGAAGTACTTTAATAGATTGTCTGTGTTCATTGATTGCCTCCCAATCCCTTCAAAACGTGTAAGATGTGAAGAATAAAACCTTTCTCGCCTTGAGGCCTCACTTTGCTGGAATAAGGAAGTTGGCCTAGCCCTGCATGACTCTTGAGAATTAGATAGAATTATATACCCCGCCCCCCAAGTGCACACTGCTTTTGCCttagtctcattttaaaaaatgtattttcacccTTCAACTTTCATTTTGATCATGGTGTTTGTCTTACCATATAGACCACAGCATTTTACAAATACGCCCAGAGCCGTGTTTAGAACCCCGCCATCCCCAACCCCTCCCGATTTGTACCtggtccctgtctctgtctgaaGCTTTTACTGCTATTCTTGTTATTTTCAatgggctttttaatttttattatcttcacaTAGGACAAAAATTTTGTTTACACCTGGGAAGTGATTTATAAGCAAGTGGGACCGAAAGTGAGGATTCGAAACACCTAACTCCCACATCCAcctcccttttttatttctttctttttttaatttaatttaattcaatttaattaaaaaaaattttttttaacgtttatttattttgagacagagagagacagagcatgaacgggggagggtcagagagagagggagacacagaatccgaaacaggctccaggctctgagcggtcagcacagagcccgatgcggggctcaaactcacggaccgcgagatcgtgacctgagctgaagtcggacgcttagccgactgagccacccaggcgcccccacctcccTTTTTTAAACAGTCTTTATGTTTTACTAAGATCTCTGGGCTGTGGAGAACCCGTATTTTGGAAGTATGTGGAGAAaataacattgattttttaaaagacgaAATGTGTAAAGCTTCTTGTGTTGTGATGCCCACACGTTGCGTGATCACGCAGTAAAAAGCTCCAGGAAAGAGTCCTTGGGAGATGTAACAGCTCAAGTCAGAGATGGGAGAAGTAATAGTGTCAATCAGAGACAGTaggtggttttctttctctgcttgtgATTAGAGTTCTCCATGTCATTCCCTTGTAAACTGGCAAGAGTGCTTTATCCTTCTgacttttctttattctattaattttgtAGGAGTTGAAGAATTTATCGGTATGCTAGAGAAATATTTTCACCTGATGATTCCCTCTTGTCTAGAGAGCTCTCAATGTTACCTACACTGATGAGATTAGACCCTACTTTTCAGTTTACCTGAGAGATTCTGCCATGGCAGTTGTCTTTCCCTGTAGGAGAGGATTCCCGCTCTCAGAGTCTAAAGATGCCGGTGGAGTGCGGTGTGGATGTAATCCCTGCTCGACGCTTGGACATCTTTAGGGTCTGAGTGTTGcaggctctgtcctctggggctgtGGGACAGATTCCAGGGAATGGAGTTGTGCTGTACAACATTATGAAAACGATAGCAGTTTTGTAAGTGGTAGTTTGAACAGTGTTATTacttaaatatcaaaaataaaaacagatgtcATCATTAAGTATGTCTGGAGGCCGCCAAGTCTTTGACTTTTTGGCAGTactcatttttgttaatttatgggtaattttattttcaatttataagtCAAGGGTCTCAAAAAATGGTAGAATgggtttcttgaatttttttaacttcaactAGTGTAAATttggtaaattaatttttttctttcaatttctgtaCACTGTACATCTATAGGGAAAAGTTTTACTCCTGGATGGGAGGTAGGGAAAGATAGAAGGCTTAGTTAAAACAGTGATATTTTCATATGGTATTCCCTCCTCTAACTGTTTCCCTGAGaccatgatttttgttttattcagctCATTTTGGAAACCTTTGTGGACAGGACTCCAGTAATATAGGATGTCTACACAACTTCCTGTCTGTTTTTGAAGTTGTAGTGTTCTCCTGTCATTGTACAAATGTGCTAAATTGAGAAGATAGCACGGTTTGTAGAAAACCTTTTTTATATATGAGGTTaaggttatatatttaaaatttctatacttaGCTGACAGGGGAGATACCATGATCATGAAGTTGGTTTTTCCAGGATGAGAGTTACCCATTGCACTCCGGATGTGCTGACCCCTTCGATTTCCGCAAATGTGGGAAACTTGACTGCATAATTTGTGGTAGTGGGGGACTACGTTCATGCTCGcctcttatttttaaacaaaataaaataaataaaatacaatttcttatttatttatttatttatttatttatactttatttttgagagacagagagagacagagagcatgaatgggggaggagcagagagagggggagacacaacacttgaagcaggctccaggctctgagctgtcagcacagagcccgaggtgggactCGAAACTGtgagccgagagatcatgacctgagccaaagtcagacgcttaaccgactgagccatccaggcaccccaaatacatttcttttagCCTGTCTTGTAGTTTGTGGCAGATATTTTCTCTACAATGTTGGGCATTAACCTTTACCTCTGCTCCCCTGTTTTTATAATGGGGTTAAAAATCCCCAGTAGAGGATTCTGTAGAAATGAACATCGGTGAATGGGGCACTCCAAAACTAGCAGTGTGAAAAGTAGCTCCTGGTCTGTAATTTATCTGAAAGGGTTTGTGGAAGGGTGGACTTTGATTATTTCTGCATATCCACTCCTTGAAACTCTTCGTGCTCTTACGTCCCATGCTGTGGATGCACAGATGGAGTCACGATAGTTCCTGACCTCAGGAAGCTTACAGTTCTAAATATAGAGTGTGCACTATGTGGAGGTGTACCTACTGAGGTGGGGCTTGAGACCGAGCGGTGGCTCTCCAGGTGGATAAAAGAACATTCGGTGGAGTGGGAGTGGCATGGGCAAAGGCTTAGGATTGTGTTTCTTGGTGGGTTGAGCATTTGTAAGTACAGTAGTTCGTTAGGACAAGGAAGGCTTTGGGTCACATGGGAAGGAGTGTGTATTCGATCCTGTAGGTCAAGGGGAGCCACTGGTAGGCTTTAGGTAGGAGGTTTAGGTGATCTAATTTGCAAGTTTAGAAAGCTTACTCTTTCAGTTCTAGGGAATATAGGTTGGAAGGTATGAGATGGGAGATTACGGCGTTGTTTCAGTAGGTCCCAGGCAGGGTGGATAGTAGCCTTAACCAAGGTAGTGACAGTGGCAATGGAGGTGGTGAACAGATATGTTCAGTTAATAGGATGAACTTGGTAGAACATTTTAAACAGACAATTTAGGAGATGAGAGTCTGGATTATTTGAATGGGAAGTGGCCTTTCAGGTTTCTGGAGTTGACCTGGAGACTGTTTGGAGTCAGAAATGAGTGAGACCTTTGAAGTTTCTGTGGAATGAATGGAGAATGAAAAATTGAGTTGTAGAATATGAAACAGGCCAGGAATCCCTggcatgttcattcattcaacaaataagttATTTTGTGCTGGGCAcagttctaggtgctggggatacagcagtgaacaaaacagacaaaaattcctGCCCTCCTGGTGCTTCTGTTCTAACGGGGCAGTCATACagtaagcaaataagtaaaacatttctttCGTGTTAAGTTTTAAGGAAAACACATAAAGTGAAAAGGAggatatggggtgtgtgtgtgtgtgtgtgtgtgtgtgtgtgtgtgtgtgtacttttagACAGGGTGGCCAGTCACTGAGAGAGAAGGTTGAAAGAATTTTCAGCACAGGAATAGGATTTTGGAAATGATCCAAAAAGTGAGAGACAGTTATTATTAAAGACAAGATGAAATAGTGTGGTACAAAGTGACAGGAAGATGCATCCTTTCACACCATCTGGGACAAACCACTGGGCCCAAAGGGGTGCTGGCTGTTCTGTTCTGCCGAGGGCCACGAGCCAAAAGGATGAGGAGGATTGATTCTCTGGAACTGCTGTTTTTTCCTGTCATAGAGAATCACAAATACAGAAGGTGAAACTGTCAGAAGATGTCTACAATGTCTGATTTTCCCTTCTGAAATATTAGGAAGATAAAACGGGGCGCTCAGTCCTCCAGATTGACAGATCATGTTTTTACAAAGGGAGTGTCCGGTAGCTTTCACGTGGTTAgatgcagaaataaaacaagactTTCCTCCCAAGCCAACTTTCGAGGCTCATGGAGCAGCTGGGGGAGAGATCTGTTGATGAGCATTCGAGCAGATAATTCCCCACTGGCGCCAGTGACCAAGACCTTCCCCAAGTGCTAATAGGTAGCACTTCGAAGAGTTCTTGTCTGGCCTCCTGCCGGGACCATTCCTCAAattgatgggggaggggtggcgctGAGGCACTCTGCTTTTAGCCTTTGCCCACGGCTAGCCCACACTGGCAGTCTGGGCCCCTAGCTCCCTGCCCACTGGCATGTGAGAGCCAGGTGCCAGTTTTAGGTGCAGTTTGCTTGCTCAGGTGCACTGCTTGTTTTGCCTGACGGCTTGGACAGCTTGTTCCCACCTCAGCTTGCACCCTTGCCACTTGTAGAGCTAGCCTggagctgacagctcagtgcctacTCTTAAGTCACGTCCACGAGAAAGCCTGTGCTCACCTGCACCCTAGAGCGGGCTGTCTTGTGCGCGTTGAAACCTAGGCTCTTGGATAGCAAGTGGCAGAGATAAGATGGGGCAGAAAATTTGGCTTGACATCCAGGATTGGAGGCAACCAACACCTGTGGAGTTGATGCTCAGGCAGCCCCCGGTGACAATTTATTCAGGCTCCTTCAGGCCATATTTTGTGCATTCCAGCAAAGAGCACACAGCTGTTAATTCTGAGGACCAGCTTTTGAACAGAATTAGCCTTTGGCAAAGAAAGTTAAGGATATGGTTTGGTGAATGGTAGGTggaatgaagaaggaaggagggtaaTCTTTTCAGATAGAATGAACTAaggggaaaattaaaaacaagcaaatagcATAAGTGAAGAAATTTCAGAGTTCTCTACTAGCCAGCCTGGTTCAAATAATGATTGTGTTTCTACCTACTGGTCAAGGTCACCTGTGTATTTTTCTGTGGAAGAATAATTACAGCagtgaaagaaaacagtgaatttcctatcatgtgtgcatgtgcctaAATTTTCCTCTTTTGGTTGGTGAGTTCACTATCAGTATTTCTGTTGGGATTTTTATAAGACAGTGATCATTAATCATTAGAATTCCACAGGTCCCCTCTCCTGGTGGTGATAAGAGTCTGCTGACCATGAAAAGAGCCAGACTGAGAGGCTCCTCATCCATGTGACTCATGGCATCATTTGTACTTTGCGTATGAGACACTTAAAGACCTTTCTTCCCCAGCAGGAACTAGCATCCTTGGAGGGAATTTTATAAGGAGgtgagaatttttcaaaaaggaagggCACTGCCACGTGAGTTCTAGACTGGCCAGGCTAAGATGTTAATGCAGAAGGTGAGGGAACCGAGTGCCTCCCAGATTCACTGGGACTACCACAGACAGAGGAATGGGCCAAGGGCAAGGGTGGTCTTCCCCTAGGAAGGCTGGATAAGGCAATGACATTCGTCAGTCTTATTCATGCCCTGGTAGACTGTACCAGCCAAGCCAACCTGTGGCCAACCTTGGGTCAGCTTTAGCGAAATTGTACTTTGTAAAACTCGGTTGGTCTTGTAAatcaggtttttgttgttttctccaaCACTTGCTGTATTATGCTCGTAAGAAAATGCCTCGCATGCTCTGCTGAGGTAAGGAGAGAGCTTATGTCCTTAGAATAGGCTGGAAGGTCAGTCCCCCAAAGACTGGTGCTGATGTGGCAGTAGCAGAACCTGAAAGGGAGTGAGGGATAGGAGCAGCTTTGCTAGGGGGGTGGGTTCTGGGACTGCGATGAGCAGGATCTGCTGTAACCACCTTATGAGCCTGTCAGCCCATCGTTTGGTTGCAGGACCCCTCTACACCCCTAAAAATTACTGGAGAAACTAAAGAGGGCTTGTTTATGTGCCTTATtgatatttatcatattagaaaTTGAAACAAACTGAGATGTGTAAGAGAACCTTCCCTTAATTCAAAACAGTAATCCATTATACCCATCgtatgttaatataaataacatttttataaaaccagTTGTAGTTcaggtctcctgggtggctcagtcggttaagtgttggactcttgattgtGGTTTACGTTGTGTTCTCATGGTTTCGCgagtttgagccacatgttgggctctgtgcactgaatgcggggaacctgcttgggattctccctttgtcctctctctgccccctgagCATTTCAAGGAAAGGACTTGTTAGCATAGTGCATAGTGACTCTcgtcctactctgtctctctctaaataagtaaacttaaaaaaaaattacatgttcaaaaatagaacttttaaaaaatttttattttaaatttcagtatagttaacgtACCATGTTTTTTTACTTTGGGACATACAttatagtgatccaacaatttAACTATATTTTCAAAGTCAGAGAAATTTGGTGAGAAGAGTggtagttttacatttttgccattAAGAAATGTctaggttaggggcgcctgggtggctcagtctgttaagcatccgactttggctcgggtcatggtctcacggtccgtgagttcaagccccacgtcaggctctgtgctgacagcttggagcctagagcctgcttcagattctgtgtctccctctctatctgcccctcccctgttcatggtctgtctctgtctcaaaaataaataaacattaaaaaaaattaaaaaaaaaaaaaaaaaagaaatgtccaggTTAATAAGAAACTGCTGAcgtaaaaaaaaactgttaaaatacacattaaaaatttaccagtttaaccatttttaagtgcgtCAGCTGGATTGTCTTAACTACTTTAGCATTGATTTGCAGTAAGTTGGAGAAAGTGTAGAAAGTCTGACTTCACAGAGATACCTAGTTGGGTAACAGAGGAAGGTTTTAATAGCCTTTTTAGGTAATTGtggatatttttctttgactCTGCACCAACACCCAATAAGTGGttgtttcttaaaggttagttacAAAATGGAATCTGAAATCCTATTGGTCAGTTTTTTGGTGTGCTCttaaaacctcattttttttttcttttttaagtaggctctacacccaacgtggggcttgacctcacgaccctgagattgagagtcacacgttctactgactgagctagccaggtgccccgagacccCACTTATTTTGGAATGAATATTTACCCAGGCATGATTTTGTAACATAatgcattggtcatttggaaaatattggtttCTTGAGTTACTCAGGTCTTCCAAATGTTGGCCTAGGCAAAGTCTTTAAATACGGGAAGGTGCTGACTTCCCAGTGTCACAGAGGAGCTTTCTAGTCCTCGTTTTCACTTGAAAGTTTGAATTTTGTCACCAGCAGCAAATACTGTCAGCTGTTTTCCTTGAAGCGACAgactcattttgttcatttttcaggaACAGTCTGCTAGATACGCTAGTCTGAGTGACCACAGTTTGTAGGTCAAGTAGAAATGACGTTCCATCCAAAAAGCAGCCCAGGCAGCTGCAGGGTGCCCTTCTTGACGCCGTTGCACTTGTGTGTGCCGCGGCGGTGCTGTGGCCGCGCGTCCCGTTTTGTCAGTCCTGCAAGGTTGAGATTTAACACAATTCTGCATTTTTACTGCATCATCAAAGGACCTTCTTAGGTGAAACCGagtattttttccccccttgttcGAGTGCGTGGTAGTGAAGAACACACTGGCACCATGCACGGTCTGGTACGGCTGCCTTGAGTCCCCACGGTTTCACCCACAATTGCTTTTGTGCCATCGGTGCCAGTGCCAACACTGAAAAAGGCAAATGAAGTACTGGTTTTGTTATGGGAACAGTTTTGACCCCACAGGTGCCCTGCAAAGGTTTCAGAGACCTCTGGGGGTGTGCAGAAACACTTTGGGAACTGCTTCCCTAAGCTGTAAGATAGGAAACCTGAGGATTTTGTACGTGCTACCCAAACACGTGTTCTCATGCATGTGCAACCACTCAGACTGGAGTTGTGGTAAATGTGGCACGTTTATTGTGAGAGGACCAAATGACTTTAGTTCATACCTTGatgttttttctcaaaaaaatcctCTGTGACTCTGACACATTTTTGTTGCTGGCATTTTAGGGCTCACGATGAAGACCATCGgctttgtttttggtctttcaactttttttgtgGGGCTTCCTTACCCTTTGGCAGTATAGTGTACTGGGTGATTGTGTAGATTTTGGTTTCTGACCTTTTTGCATTCAGTTCTCAGTTTTGTGATTTCTGAACTGAGGAACCTTGGGCAAGCTGTGTAGGGACTCCAATTTGCAGGAATGCTGCTACCTCTGTCGGAGGGTTATTGGGAGAATCAAAGGAGCTGATTCAAGGAAAGCACTTGTTAGCACAGTGACTCTCACACAATCACAACAACCGTTCAGGAAATAATAACCAACTCCTCTGCCTGCGTGAGTCACATTTTATACTGTACTCAagggtgtttcttttttcctacacTCTGTTTGGTGCA
This portion of the Panthera uncia isolate 11264 unplaced genomic scaffold, Puncia_PCG_1.0 HiC_scaffold_1392, whole genome shotgun sequence genome encodes:
- the LOC125917003 gene encoding adenylate cyclase type 9; its protein translation is MASPPHQQLLQHHSTEVSCDSSGDSNSVRVKINPKQLSSNSHPKHCKYSISSSCSSSGDSAGVPRRVGAGGRLRRQKKLPQLFERASSRWWDPKFDSVNLEEACMERCFPQTRRRFRYALFYIGFACLLWSIYFGVHMRSRLIVMVAPALCFLVVCGGFFLFTFTKVYARHYVWTSLVLTLLVFALTLAAQFQVLTPLSGRVDSSNHTLATKPTDTCLSQVGSFSMCIEVLFLLYTVMHLPLYLSLCLGVAYSVLFETFGYHFRDKDCFPPPEAGAPHWELLSRALLHVCIHAIGIHLFIMSQVRSRSTFLKVGQSIMHGKDLEVEKALKERMIHSVMPRIIADDLMKQGDEESENSVKRHATSSPKNRKKKSSIQKAPIAFRPFKMQQIDEVSILFADIVGFTKMSANKSAHALVGLLNDLFGRFDRLCEETKCEKISTLGDCYYCVAGCPEPRADHAYCCIEMGLGMIRAIEQFCQEKKEMVNMRVGVHTGTVLCGILGMRRFKFDVWSNDVNLANLMEQLGVAGKVHISEATAKYLDDRYEMEDGRVTERLGQSVVADQLKGLKTYLIAGQRAKESRCSCSEALLSGYEVIDGSRVSSGPRGQGTASPGSVSDLAQTVKTFDNLKVSFFFFSYFLNFVLILQ